The window CCACACCGACGTTCCGTCGTTGAACCCGACGTACGCCGTCGTCTCCGGGTACTGCGGCATGTCCTGCGCCACCAGGCTCACCACCCCGGTGTACGCGGGACCGGTCCATCCGCACACCCAGCCCGGCGTACAGCGCTCGGCGGGGGCGGCGAGGCCGGACCCGGCCTGTGCCGCGGGGGCGAGGGCAAGGGCCAGAACCAGGCACGCGGCGCCGGTCACGCCGGCCCGTCCCCTGGCGCCCCACCGGCCGGCCCGGCGTGTCGCGGGTTCCACAGGTGCGGTCACGGCGATCACTCCGCTCTGTCCGGCCGCTTGTCGGCCCGATGAGGGACGGGTGCACGCTTCCATCGCACCTCTCCTCCGCGTAGATCGCACCCCGACCCGACCCGACCCGACCCGACCCGACCCGGCTCGACCAGATCCGACCGATCCGGTTCCGGCCGTGCTCGCGGCCTACGGACGACCGGAGGTCGCGGCAGCGGTCGCGGTCAGGACGAGGGCCGCCTGGTCGTCATCGATGCCGCCCGCGCCGCTGAAGGCCCGCACCGCGCGGATCAGGGCGTCGATGACGTCCGG of the Streptomyces sp. NBC_01426 genome contains:
- a CDS encoding peptidase inhibitor family I36 protein, encoding MTGAACLVLALALAPAAQAGSGLAAPAERCTPGWVCGWTGPAYTGVVSLVAQDMPQYPETTAYVGFNDGTSVWNGSGTRRADGVLRGRCVTVYNEAGYKGRSLTIAPGKGVERLPASFGHIHSGRFHDCRVS